A genomic window from Streptomyces brevispora includes:
- a CDS encoding DEAD/DEAH box helicase, with protein MSISSSNNTVLPENIENDELVEASVAESAVSIAAYIDAPQAEQDDAPEAVADAPQAEQADTDSAADEADAEPTVTFADLGLPDGIVRKLAQNGVTSPFPIQAATIPDALAGKDILGRGRTGSGKTLSFGLPTLASLAGGHTEKKKPRAIILTPTRELAMQVADALQPYGDVLGLKMKVVCGGTSMGNQIYALERGVDVLVATPGRLRDIINRGACSLENVQVAVLDEADQMSDLGFLPEVTELLDQIPGGGQRMLFSATMENEIGTLVKRYLSNPVTHEVDSAQGNVSTMSHHVLVVKPKDKAPVTSAIAARKGRTIIFVRTQLGADRIAEQLVEAGVKADALHGGMTQGARTRVLEDFKKGYVNALVATDVAARGIHVDGIDLVLNVDPAGDHKDYLHRSGRTARAGKSGVVVSLALPHQRRQIFRLMEDAGVDASRHIVQGAGVFEPEVAEITGARSLTEVQADSANNAAKQAEREAADLTKQLERIQRRAVELREEADRLVARAARERGDDPEAAVAEVAAEAEAALVAAASVPEQPAARDERRDDRGNYERRDSRGGDRGGYRGGNDRVGERSGRPTGGNGYRGSSDRPSFRGSNDRGNDRGGRSFERRDNDRPAFNRDNDRPAFNRDRRDERPSGGFRSGGGDRRDDRGGDRGGRSFERRDNDRPSFNRDNDRPAFNRDRRDERPSGGFRAGGGDRPFNRDRRDDRPAGGFRAGGGSDRPTGRRDDHRSTGTGTSTGSFGRRDDKPRWKRNG; from the coding sequence ATGTCAATTTCCAGTTCTAACAACACCGTGCTGCCCGAGAACATCGAGAACGACGAGCTCGTCGAGGCCTCTGTCGCCGAGTCCGCCGTCTCCATCGCGGCCTACATCGACGCCCCCCAGGCCGAGCAGGACGACGCTCCCGAGGCCGTCGCCGACGCACCTCAGGCCGAGCAGGCCGACACCGACTCCGCCGCCGACGAGGCCGACGCCGAGCCGACCGTCACCTTCGCCGACCTGGGCCTGCCCGACGGCATCGTCCGCAAGCTCGCGCAGAACGGTGTGACCTCGCCCTTCCCGATCCAGGCAGCGACCATCCCGGACGCCCTGGCCGGAAAGGACATCCTGGGCCGTGGCCGTACCGGCTCCGGCAAGACCCTCTCCTTCGGTCTGCCGACGCTGGCCTCGCTGGCCGGTGGGCACACCGAGAAGAAGAAGCCCCGCGCGATCATCCTCACCCCGACCCGTGAGCTCGCGATGCAGGTCGCGGACGCGCTGCAGCCGTACGGTGACGTGCTCGGCCTGAAGATGAAGGTCGTCTGCGGCGGTACGTCGATGGGCAACCAGATCTACGCGCTGGAGCGCGGTGTCGACGTCCTCGTCGCCACCCCGGGCCGGCTGCGCGACATCATCAACCGGGGCGCCTGCTCCCTGGAGAACGTCCAGGTCGCCGTCCTCGACGAGGCCGACCAGATGTCCGACCTGGGCTTCCTGCCCGAGGTCACCGAGCTGCTCGACCAGATCCCCGGCGGCGGCCAGCGCATGCTCTTCTCCGCCACCATGGAGAACGAGATCGGCACGCTGGTCAAGCGCTACCTGAGCAACCCGGTCACCCACGAGGTCGACTCCGCCCAGGGCAACGTCTCGACCATGTCGCACCACGTCCTCGTCGTGAAGCCGAAGGACAAGGCGCCGGTCACCTCGGCCATCGCCGCCCGCAAGGGCCGCACGATCATCTTCGTCCGCACCCAGCTGGGCGCCGACCGCATCGCCGAGCAGCTCGTCGAGGCGGGCGTCAAGGCCGACGCACTGCACGGCGGCATGACCCAGGGCGCTCGTACCCGCGTTCTTGAGGACTTCAAGAAGGGTTACGTCAACGCGCTGGTCGCGACCGACGTCGCGGCCCGCGGTATCCACGTCGACGGCATCGACCTGGTCCTGAACGTGGACCCGGCCGGTGACCACAAGGACTACCTGCACCGCTCGGGCCGTACCGCCCGTGCCGGCAAGTCCGGTGTCGTGGTCTCGCTGGCGCTGCCGCACCAGCGTCGTCAGATCTTCCGCCTGATGGAGGACGCGGGCGTCGACGCCTCGCGCCACATCGTCCAGGGCGCGGGCGTCTTCGAGCCGGAGGTCGCCGAGATCACCGGCGCCCGTTCGCTCACCGAGGTCCAGGCCGACTCCGCGAACAACGCCGCCAAGCAGGCCGAGCGCGAGGCCGCCGACCTGACCAAGCAGCTCGAGCGCATCCAGCGCCGTGCCGTGGAGCTGCGCGAGGAGGCCGACCGCCTGGTCGCCCGTGCCGCACGCGAGCGGGGCGACGACCCCGAGGCAGCGGTGGCCGAGGTCGCCGCCGAGGCGGAGGCCGCACTCGTGGCCGCCGCTTCCGTGCCGGAGCAGCCGGCCGCGCGCGACGAGCGTCGCGACGACCGCGGCAACTACGAGCGCCGGGACAGCCGCGGCGGCGACCGCGGTGGATACCGCGGCGGCAACGACCGGGTCGGCGAGCGCAGCGGCCGTCCCACCGGTGGGAACGGCTACCGCGGCAGCAGCGACCGTCCGTCGTTCCGTGGCAGCAACGACCGCGGCAACGACCGCGGCGGCCGCTCCTTCGAGCGTCGTGACAACGACCGCCCGGCGTTCAACCGCGACAACGACCGCCCGGCGTTCAACCGTGACCGTCGTGACGAGCGTCCCTCCGGTGGCTTCCGCTCCGGTGGCGGCGACCGTCGTGACGACCGCGGCGGCGACCGTGGCGGCCGTTCTTTCGAGCGTCGTGACAACGACCGTCCGTCGTTCAACCGCGACAACGACCGCCCGGCGTTCAATCGTGACCGTCGTGACGAGCGTCCCTCCGGTGGCTTCCGCGCCGGTGGCGGCGACCGTCCGTTCAACCGTGACCGTCGTGACGACCGCCCGGCGGGCGGCTTCCGCGCCGGCGGCGGCAGCGACCGCCCCACCGGTCGCCGTGACGACCACCGTTCCACGGGAACCGGCACGAGCACCGGCTCCTTCGGCCGCCGCGACGACAAGCCGCGCTGGAAGCGCAACGGCTGA
- a CDS encoding FG-GAP-like repeat-containing protein, producing MIAALGIGAGFVPPAAGAAGPLPAELVIPVEQNENPDAGRLVGAGASGYLWGQAGEGYNWTSYADGSTRAVAVPAGLRVAQVSGTDVVTFTGVSNPVQRDMSTGQEWSVVVPTGQRYRAIYGATVVTIEQTADRVATLHLLTRENGRMVDRSVSGLPAGAVALSVQGYGDPDGVFVEAMVNSRPVVYRLDASGLRPTALIDNQVKGSGRQVVERFHNTDTYRIWNLSDLSKPAHEVTLPGVGPAQMLGVVGNDVLFTRPSATGGSPDPSVAGHTVLAVPVTGGPERVVLDRAASIAVFEPDGTMLLGRAPEKQGAAYSVYALRAGADGALSTGRVADALSIPTVVEGMSMAQGRMHTIDRIPFGRARLRRTDISVSGSPTAAAREDRGLFNDYAGCDWDWCEELQSTGDGRLAYQGINGEGLSVLDETAALPARKVNDQSTYQQPHDTMQASGRYTVARIPGPASEDYRPRIQVVDLDTRKAVYTGPAQQQYLPAFTIDGGTLWVEGSTAGAVQALDVRTGKAVRNVDVGDCDITDLRANGTDLYWECGAKTSGVYDTVTKKSVRLPAHRSAMLGDGYVGWEKDGVLSVTDVRGTAGTRTVGSPANVEPGEGWTVDRFGGPLAYADKGGNVHVVPSGVKTSALSVRDTAAAASVNAASASWSPRWWLSKPAASWQLTLKNKATGTAARTLTGGEARGLVKAGWNGKDAAGRPVANGAYTWTLTAKPADGQGAALTTSGTVKLSGGAAVARDFVGNDGFGDLLAFTSAGVADWRAGTGTGTGRVETKLSGSGWTGANTVTAAVPFEDVSGDRCNDVLVRMKTGELRTYKPACGAALKPTTPYTKIGTGWNIFNALTSPGDLTGDGRADLLARETSTGSLYLYKSKGNGFFEPRVRIGTGWQKYLLAGMGDLNGDGKGDLLARDGSGVVWRYPATGKGTLGTRVKVGWGWTMYDAMVGAGDLNGDGKADLLARDTSGALWSYRGDGKGGLAARVKVGGGWQMYARLS from the coding sequence GTGATCGCGGCACTTGGTATCGGGGCGGGGTTCGTGCCCCCCGCGGCCGGAGCCGCAGGCCCGCTGCCCGCCGAACTCGTCATCCCCGTCGAGCAGAACGAGAACCCCGACGCCGGCCGTCTGGTCGGCGCCGGGGCGTCCGGCTATCTGTGGGGGCAGGCCGGTGAGGGCTACAACTGGACCTCGTACGCCGACGGTTCCACCCGGGCGGTGGCGGTCCCGGCCGGCCTGCGGGTGGCCCAGGTGTCCGGTACCGACGTGGTGACCTTCACCGGTGTGTCGAATCCTGTCCAGCGGGACATGAGCACGGGTCAGGAGTGGTCCGTCGTGGTCCCCACGGGCCAGCGGTACAGGGCGATCTACGGCGCCACCGTCGTCACGATCGAGCAGACCGCCGACAGGGTCGCCACCCTTCACCTCCTGACCCGGGAGAACGGCCGGATGGTGGACCGCTCGGTGAGCGGCCTGCCGGCAGGGGCCGTGGCGCTGAGCGTCCAGGGGTACGGCGACCCGGACGGCGTGTTCGTCGAGGCCATGGTGAACAGCCGGCCGGTCGTGTACCGGCTGGACGCATCCGGACTCCGTCCCACGGCGCTCATCGACAACCAGGTGAAGGGGAGCGGCCGGCAGGTGGTCGAGCGGTTCCACAACACGGACACCTACCGGATATGGAACCTGTCCGACCTCTCGAAGCCCGCCCATGAGGTCACCCTCCCCGGTGTGGGTCCGGCACAGATGCTCGGAGTGGTGGGCAACGACGTGCTGTTCACCCGTCCTTCCGCCACGGGCGGTTCCCCGGACCCGTCCGTGGCCGGCCACACCGTCCTGGCGGTCCCGGTGACCGGCGGCCCCGAGCGCGTGGTCCTGGACCGTGCGGCGTCGATCGCGGTGTTCGAACCCGACGGGACCATGCTTCTGGGCAGGGCACCCGAGAAGCAGGGCGCGGCGTACTCCGTGTACGCGCTGCGGGCGGGGGCGGACGGGGCGTTGTCGACGGGCCGGGTCGCCGATGCGCTGTCCATCCCGACCGTGGTCGAGGGCATGAGCATGGCCCAGGGCCGGATGCACACCATCGACAGAATCCCGTTCGGCCGGGCGCGGCTGCGCCGCACCGACATCTCGGTGAGCGGCAGCCCGACGGCTGCGGCGCGCGAGGACCGGGGGTTGTTCAACGACTACGCCGGATGCGACTGGGACTGGTGCGAGGAGCTCCAGTCGACCGGTGACGGCCGGCTCGCGTACCAGGGGATCAACGGCGAGGGGCTGAGCGTTCTCGACGAGACGGCGGCCCTGCCGGCCCGGAAGGTCAACGACCAGTCCACGTACCAGCAGCCGCACGACACCATGCAGGCGTCCGGACGCTACACCGTGGCGAGGATCCCCGGCCCGGCATCCGAGGACTACCGGCCGCGCATCCAGGTCGTCGACCTGGACACCCGGAAGGCGGTCTACACCGGCCCGGCCCAGCAGCAGTACCTGCCGGCCTTCACGATCGACGGAGGCACGCTCTGGGTCGAGGGCTCCACTGCCGGGGCCGTGCAGGCACTCGACGTGCGGACGGGCAAGGCCGTCCGCAACGTCGACGTCGGTGACTGCGACATCACGGATCTGCGGGCGAACGGCACCGACCTCTACTGGGAGTGCGGGGCGAAGACGTCGGGGGTGTACGACACCGTCACGAAGAAGTCGGTCCGGCTCCCGGCCCACCGGTCCGCGATGCTCGGCGACGGATACGTCGGCTGGGAGAAGGACGGCGTCCTGAGCGTGACCGATGTGCGGGGTACCGCCGGAACGCGCACCGTCGGCAGCCCGGCCAATGTCGAGCCGGGCGAGGGCTGGACCGTCGACCGGTTCGGCGGCCCGCTCGCGTACGCCGACAAGGGAGGGAACGTCCATGTCGTTCCCTCCGGGGTGAAGACCTCCGCGCTCTCCGTCCGGGATACGGCCGCCGCCGCGTCGGTCAATGCCGCGAGCGCGTCCTGGTCACCCCGCTGGTGGCTGTCGAAGCCGGCCGCGTCCTGGCAGTTGACGCTGAAGAACAAGGCGACGGGTACGGCCGCCCGCACGCTCACGGGCGGCGAGGCGCGCGGGCTGGTGAAGGCGGGGTGGAACGGAAAGGACGCGGCGGGGCGACCGGTCGCCAACGGCGCGTACACCTGGACCCTCACCGCGAAGCCCGCCGACGGCCAGGGTGCCGCCCTGACGACCTCGGGCACGGTGAAGCTCTCCGGCGGCGCCGCCGTGGCGCGGGACTTCGTCGGCAACGACGGCTTCGGCGACCTGCTGGCGTTCACGTCGGCCGGAGTGGCCGACTGGCGTGCCGGTACGGGTACGGGGACCGGCCGGGTCGAGACGAAGCTCTCCGGCTCCGGCTGGACGGGCGCGAACACCGTGACGGCCGCCGTGCCGTTCGAGGACGTCAGCGGCGACCGCTGCAACGACGTGCTGGTGCGGATGAAGACCGGTGAACTGCGCACGTACAAGCCCGCGTGCGGTGCCGCGCTGAAGCCCACCACCCCGTACACGAAGATCGGTACGGGCTGGAACATCTTCAACGCGCTCACCTCGCCCGGCGATCTGACCGGGGACGGCAGGGCGGACCTGCTCGCCCGCGAGACCTCGACCGGGTCCCTGTACCTGTACAAGAGCAAGGGCAACGGCTTCTTCGAGCCGCGGGTGAGGATCGGCACGGGCTGGCAGAAGTACCTGCTGGCCGGGATGGGCGATCTGAACGGCGACGGCAAGGGCGATCTGCTGGCCCGGGACGGTTCCGGCGTGGTGTGGCGCTACCCGGCCACCGGCAAGGGGACGCTCGGGACGCGGGTCAAGGTCGGCTGGGGCTGGACCATGTACGACGCGATGGTCGGGGCCGGTGACCTGAACGGCGACGGCAAGGCGGATCTGCTGGCGCGGGACACGTCCGGGGCGCTGTGGAGCTACCGGGGCGACGGCAAGGGCGGTCTGGCCGCGCGGGTGAAGGTCGGGGGCGGCTGGCAGATGTACGCCCGGCTCTCCTGA
- a CDS encoding FG-GAP repeat domain-containing protein, which produces MTAFIRGRAALVGAVVGATVVATAVVPATAAPAGAPATVTTNGVRGLDFAGGRLVTAERSAGGDAMVYERRVSADGVTVGARESRSHAGPFANGAHFRTVPCDMGSCVELVASGHGDYGVVFVDGDDAGTESVQFWGPGSSYHGGDVHYPAGTAKIVDLTARATVVNGGSPVKQRVDMYPSYYANAAPIVRTPTAASVWGTSLWAATSATGALTATDIDKNKVVETVATGAPCVIKEVRAVGRWVYWNCGTTGAAGVYDRTAKKSITVPSGPALVGDGYLVRHDRTAGKLLLTDFHTGKAATPRVMADLPAGKTADQRRLTWAVDKFGGDIAYVDAANSVHIVPSGVPAQPLAKIASDVGDTSIDIKGVNGLDAWLSTWQFNKPVTWTYTVKDWTGRTVRTLKGAGSGTEADVAWDGRTDAGGYTGNGLHAWTLKATAEDGSGTYTTSGTIGVGGGRAGFHDQGRYSIGDLVTLNSSGGLTVQFGQTPGSFDGKKSGSGWPAGTLAVPFADTGSDRCSELLVRMPGGELRQYAGRCGNSGYTPGSSHTVIGAGWQQYDVLTSPGDLNGDGRADLVARQTSTGDMYFYAGLAGGKFAPKARIFTNWKTYAQITGVGDITGDGRPDLLGHDRDGGLWRYDGLGNGSFAPRVKVFSDWGRSYNSMVGVGDLNGDGRNDIVVRDSAGKLFRNNGNGKGSFGARTQIATGWQTYKGIF; this is translated from the coding sequence TTGACTGCGTTCATTCGTGGCCGTGCCGCACTGGTGGGGGCCGTGGTGGGGGCGACCGTCGTCGCGACGGCCGTCGTTCCGGCCACGGCCGCCCCTGCCGGGGCTCCGGCCACCGTGACGACCAACGGCGTCCGCGGCCTCGACTTCGCCGGTGGGCGGCTGGTCACCGCGGAGCGGAGCGCCGGCGGTGACGCGATGGTCTACGAGCGCCGGGTGTCCGCCGACGGCGTGACCGTGGGGGCGCGGGAGAGCCGGTCGCACGCCGGGCCCTTCGCCAACGGCGCGCACTTCAGGACGGTGCCCTGCGACATGGGCTCCTGCGTGGAGCTGGTCGCCTCGGGCCACGGGGACTACGGCGTCGTGTTCGTCGACGGCGACGACGCCGGCACCGAGAGCGTCCAGTTCTGGGGGCCCGGGAGCTCGTACCACGGGGGCGATGTCCACTACCCCGCGGGCACCGCGAAGATCGTGGACCTGACCGCCCGTGCCACGGTCGTCAACGGCGGCTCCCCGGTCAAGCAGCGGGTCGACATGTACCCGAGCTACTACGCGAACGCCGCCCCCATCGTCCGCACTCCCACCGCCGCCTCCGTCTGGGGCACCTCGCTCTGGGCGGCGACCTCCGCCACCGGCGCGCTCACCGCGACCGACATCGACAAGAACAAGGTCGTGGAGACGGTCGCCACCGGCGCCCCCTGCGTGATCAAGGAGGTCCGTGCGGTCGGACGCTGGGTCTACTGGAACTGCGGGACGACCGGTGCGGCCGGTGTGTACGACCGTACGGCGAAGAAGTCGATCACCGTGCCGTCCGGGCCCGCCCTCGTCGGCGACGGGTACCTCGTCCGGCACGACCGGACCGCCGGGAAGCTGCTGCTGACCGACTTCCACACGGGCAAGGCCGCGACTCCCCGCGTGATGGCCGACCTGCCCGCCGGGAAGACCGCCGACCAGCGGCGGCTGACCTGGGCGGTGGACAAGTTCGGCGGGGACATCGCGTACGTCGATGCCGCGAACTCCGTCCACATCGTGCCCAGCGGGGTGCCCGCGCAGCCCCTCGCGAAGATCGCCTCCGACGTCGGCGACACCTCCATCGACATCAAGGGCGTCAATGGCCTGGACGCGTGGCTCAGCACCTGGCAGTTCAACAAGCCCGTCACCTGGACGTACACCGTCAAGGACTGGACCGGCCGCACGGTACGCACCCTCAAGGGCGCCGGCTCCGGCACCGAGGCGGACGTCGCCTGGGACGGCCGGACGGACGCGGGCGGGTACACGGGCAATGGCCTGCACGCCTGGACCCTGAAGGCGACGGCCGAGGACGGGTCCGGGACGTACACCACCAGCGGAACCATCGGGGTGGGCGGTGGCCGGGCGGGCTTCCACGACCAGGGCCGATACAGCATCGGCGACCTGGTCACCCTCAACTCCTCCGGCGGGCTGACCGTCCAGTTCGGGCAGACCCCGGGCAGCTTCGACGGCAAGAAGTCCGGCTCCGGCTGGCCGGCCGGAACCCTCGCCGTGCCGTTCGCGGACACCGGCAGCGACCGCTGCTCCGAACTGCTCGTGCGAATGCCGGGCGGCGAACTGCGCCAGTACGCCGGTCGCTGCGGCAACTCCGGTTACACGCCAGGCAGCAGCCACACCGTGATCGGCGCGGGCTGGCAGCAGTACGACGTGCTGACCTCGCCCGGCGATCTGAACGGGGACGGCCGGGCCGACCTCGTGGCCCGTCAGACGTCCACCGGTGACATGTACTTCTACGCGGGCTTGGCCGGCGGGAAGTTCGCGCCGAAGGCCAGGATCTTCACCAACTGGAAGACGTACGCCCAGATCACCGGCGTCGGCGACATCACCGGCGACGGCCGCCCCGACCTGCTCGGCCATGACCGCGACGGCGGCCTGTGGCGCTACGACGGCCTGGGCAACGGCAGCTTCGCGCCGCGGGTGAAGGTGTTCTCGGACTGGGGGCGTTCGTACAACTCGATGGTGGGCGTCGGTGACCTGAACGGCGACGGCAGGAACGACATCGTCGTACGCGACTCGGCCGGGAAGCTGTTCCGCAACAACGGCAACGGCAAGGGCTCGTTCGGGGCCCGTACGCAGATCGCCACGGGGTGGCAGACGTACAAGGGGATCTTCTGA
- a CDS encoding amino acid permease, whose product MTMNPCGTPPDPTEAASAATAASAPVPISVPAPASASAPVPVTVSDEERLAELGYTQVLARRMSAFSNYAVSFTIISVLSGCLTLYLFGMNTGGPVLITWGWVGVGLMTLFVGLAMAEICSAYPTSAGLYFWAHRLAPPRSAAAWAWFTGWFNVLGQVAVTAGIDFGAASFLGAYLNLQFDFTITPGRTILLFAAILFLHGLLNTFGVRIVAILNSVSVWWHVFGVAVIVGALTFVPDSHQSASFVFTEFVNNTGWGSGFYVVMIGLLMAQYTFTGYDASAHMTEETHDAATAGPRGIVQSIWTSWIAGFVLLLGFTFAIQSYDGALASPTGAPPAQILLDALGATTGKLLLLVVIGAQLFCGMASVTANSRMIYAFSRDGALPFSHVWHTVSPRTRTPVAAVWLAAIGALVLGLPYLINVTAYAAVTSIAVIGLYIAYVIPTLLRLLRGDDFRRGPWHLGRWSRPIGIVAVVWVAVITVLFMLPQVSPVTWETFNYAPIAVLVVLGFAATWWLASARHWFLNPDHKRTITRNTPR is encoded by the coding sequence ATGACAATGAATCCGTGCGGTACCCCGCCCGACCCGACGGAGGCCGCTTCCGCTGCCACTGCCGCTTCGGCCCCCGTCCCCATCTCCGTCCCAGCCCCCGCCTCCGCCTCCGCCCCCGTCCCCGTCACCGTCTCCGACGAGGAGCGGCTGGCCGAGCTCGGCTACACCCAGGTGCTCGCCCGCCGGATGTCCGCCTTCTCCAACTACGCGGTCTCGTTCACGATCATCTCGGTGCTCTCCGGCTGCCTGACGCTCTACCTGTTCGGCATGAACACCGGCGGCCCGGTCCTGATCACCTGGGGCTGGGTCGGCGTCGGCCTGATGACGCTGTTCGTCGGCCTCGCGATGGCCGAGATCTGTTCGGCGTACCCGACGTCCGCCGGCCTCTACTTCTGGGCCCACCGGCTGGCCCCGCCGCGCTCGGCGGCGGCGTGGGCGTGGTTCACGGGCTGGTTCAACGTACTCGGGCAGGTCGCCGTGACCGCCGGGATCGACTTCGGGGCGGCATCGTTCCTGGGCGCGTACCTGAACCTCCAGTTCGACTTCACGATCACGCCCGGCCGCACGATCCTCCTCTTCGCCGCGATCCTGTTCCTGCACGGCCTGCTGAACACCTTTGGGGTGCGGATCGTCGCGATCCTCAACAGCGTCAGCGTGTGGTGGCACGTGTTCGGCGTCGCCGTCATCGTCGGCGCGCTGACGTTCGTGCCGGACTCCCACCAGTCGGCGTCGTTCGTCTTCACGGAGTTCGTGAACAACACCGGCTGGGGCAGCGGGTTCTACGTGGTGATGATCGGGCTGCTGATGGCCCAGTACACCTTCACCGGATACGACGCCTCCGCCCATATGACGGAGGAGACACACGACGCGGCCACGGCGGGACCGCGCGGCATCGTCCAGTCCATCTGGACCTCCTGGATCGCCGGCTTCGTCCTCCTGCTCGGCTTCACCTTCGCCATCCAGTCGTACGACGGAGCCCTGGCCTCCCCGACCGGCGCCCCGCCCGCCCAGATCCTCCTGGACGCCCTTGGCGCCACCACGGGCAAGCTGCTGCTCCTGGTGGTGATCGGCGCCCAACTCTTCTGCGGCATGGCGTCCGTGACCGCCAACAGCCGCATGATCTACGCGTTCTCCCGGGACGGCGCCCTCCCGTTCTCCCACGTCTGGCACACGGTCAGCCCCCGCACCCGCACCCCCGTGGCGGCGGTCTGGCTGGCAGCCATCGGCGCGCTGGTACTGGGCCTCCCGTACCTGATCAACGTCACCGCGTACGCGGCCGTCACCTCCATCGCGGTGATCGGCCTCTACATCGCCTACGTCATCCCCACCCTGCTCCGTCTCCTGCGCGGCGACGACTTCCGGCGCGGCCCCTGGCACCTGGGCCGCTGGTCCCGCCCCATCGGCATCGTCGCGGTGGTCTGGGTGGCGGTCATCACGGTGCTCTTCATGCTGCCCCAGGTCTCACCCGTCACCTGGGAAACCTTCAACTACGCCCCGATCGCCGTCCTGGTGGTCCTCGGCTTCGCCGCCACCTGGTGGCTGGCCTCGGCCCGTCACTGGTTCCTCAATCCGGATCACAAGCGCACGATCACCCGCAATACGCCGCGCTGA
- a CDS encoding secondary thiamine-phosphate synthase enzyme YjbQ, which produces MTGTFTTRTINITTGSTETLHDLTNACSAFLREVAHGRNGLLNIFTPHETSGLAIIETGAGSDDDLLAVLRDVLPADDHWQHRHGSPGHSSAHMLPALVPPHATLPVVDGELELGTSQSVVLVNTDRDNPERQVRLSFLS; this is translated from the coding sequence ATGACTGGCACCTTCACCACCCGCACGATCAACATCACAACCGGCTCCACCGAGACCCTGCACGACCTCACGAACGCATGCTCCGCATTCCTCCGAGAGGTGGCTCACGGGCGAAACGGACTGCTGAACATCTTCACCCCCCACGAGACGTCCGGCCTGGCCATCATCGAGACCGGCGCGGGCAGCGACGATGACCTGTTGGCGGTCCTCCGTGACGTTCTTCCCGCGGACGACCACTGGCAACACCGCCACGGCAGTCCTGGCCACAGCAGCGCCCACATGCTCCCGGCTCTGGTCCCACCACACGCCACGTTGCCCGTAGTCGACGGTGAGCTGGAGCTGGGGACCTCGCAGTCCGTCGTACTCGTGAACACCGACCGGGACAACCCAGAACGCCAAGTCCGGCTGTCTTTCCTCAGCTGA
- a CDS encoding DUF6879 family protein, with protein MPSSVPTFDDLIARCTTAVHLEMRDFYAVDYESGPFADWRTGFRHDPADRASWWRPWLDVIQDAVSRGAVVRRARIVSEPVSEYTQFLYDGTFTNIAAGEQVRWLPRRQASDIALPGNDFWLFDDQWVHWNHFAGDGSSLGEEITDAPTSAKLCSEAFRTVWSRASPHDQYSIH; from the coding sequence ATGCCGTCGAGCGTGCCGACCTTCGATGACCTGATCGCCCGCTGCACAACCGCCGTACACCTGGAGATGCGCGACTTCTACGCCGTCGACTACGAGAGCGGTCCGTTCGCCGACTGGCGCACCGGATTCCGTCACGATCCGGCCGACCGGGCGTCCTGGTGGCGGCCGTGGCTCGACGTGATCCAGGACGCCGTCAGCCGCGGAGCCGTTGTCCGGCGCGCCCGCATCGTGTCCGAACCCGTCAGTGAGTACACCCAGTTCCTCTACGACGGAACGTTCACCAACATCGCGGCAGGCGAGCAGGTGAGGTGGCTGCCGCGCCGGCAGGCATCCGACATCGCTCTGCCCGGCAACGACTTCTGGCTGTTCGACGACCAGTGGGTGCACTGGAACCACTTCGCCGGCGACGGCTCGTCCCTCGGCGAGGAAATCACCGACGCCCCCACCTCGGCCAAGTTGTGCTCCGAAGCCTTCCGCACCGTGTGGAGCCGCGCCTCCCCGCACGACCAGTACTCGATCCACTAG
- a CDS encoding helix-turn-helix domain-containing protein codes for MPLSPSSSAQAARDSVARRLRDLRKGAGLTVVELAVRCGWHHAKTSRVENGRTAPSALDVRRWCAACGVPEQAADIVAQSLTAESMYQEWRHQVRSGLKQLQDSWVDFYRSTQLFRVYSPTLVPGLLQSEGYAAALLSTIGAFRDIPVNDGAEAGAARVERSRVVHEPGHRFVFLIEEAVLYYRIGDADAMAAQLGYLLTAGALPAVSLGIVPAATRERGMWPQEVFHVYDDNFVSVELLSAQVNITQPSDVELYVRAFERLRGMAVYGADARALVVKAIDALD; via the coding sequence ATGCCCCTCTCTCCGTCATCATCTGCCCAAGCCGCCCGCGACTCCGTGGCGCGCAGACTGCGGGACCTCCGCAAGGGGGCAGGACTGACGGTTGTTGAGCTGGCCGTCCGATGTGGCTGGCACCACGCCAAGACATCCCGTGTCGAGAACGGGCGCACTGCTCCGTCCGCGCTCGACGTGAGGCGCTGGTGTGCTGCCTGCGGTGTGCCGGAGCAGGCCGCCGACATCGTGGCCCAGTCACTCACCGCGGAGTCGATGTACCAGGAGTGGCGACACCAGGTGCGGTCCGGGCTGAAGCAACTCCAGGACAGTTGGGTGGACTTCTACCGCTCCACCCAACTGTTCCGGGTGTACTCGCCGACGCTGGTGCCGGGGTTGCTCCAGTCCGAGGGGTACGCGGCGGCGCTGCTCTCCACCATCGGAGCGTTCCGCGACATCCCGGTCAACGACGGTGCCGAAGCCGGGGCGGCCCGGGTGGAACGCTCCCGCGTTGTTCATGAGCCTGGGCACCGCTTCGTGTTCCTCATAGAGGAGGCCGTGCTGTACTACCGCATCGGTGACGCGGACGCGATGGCCGCACAGCTTGGGTACCTGCTGACTGCCGGTGCTCTGCCGGCCGTGTCGCTGGGCATCGTTCCGGCGGCGACACGGGAGCGTGGCATGTGGCCGCAGGAGGTGTTCCACGTCTACGACGACAACTTCGTGTCCGTTGAACTGCTTTCCGCTCAGGTCAACATCACTCAGCCGTCGGACGTGGAGCTGTACGTGCGGGCGTTCGAGCGGCTGCGCGGCATGGCCGTGTACGGGGCCGACGCGCGGGCCCTGGTCGTGAAGGCGATCGACGCGCTCGACTGA